From Rhopalosiphum padi isolate XX-2018 chromosome 2, ASM2088224v1, whole genome shotgun sequence:
TCAAACGCCTACGCTCCAATATCCGCAACCATCGCAACCCCCTGATCTTAGCAATGCCCGTTCATTCTTAGTGACTTCAGAAGaagcttaaaataaatctaGTGTCGTGACCTACTAATTGACTAACTTTACCCACTCCATATCACAAAGTTCCATCTCTGAATAGACTCTTCTCTCAAGTCTTCATGTCTTTTCAAATTTaacttacttattttattaaacataatttgtgcttattgtaaaataatatttacggattttacaaattttaaattaaaaacaaaaaatatatatatatcctataaCAGCAATAATTATGAGCTGtaaaacattacatattatattatataatactagaaATTATCGGAGcgctaattaaaaatatacttaaatacatcaCTGTggaagaatttaataattttgttttcactCTACTTTTTAGACAAAGATTCATCGATATATGTGAAAATAAGATCAATCGAGGAGGAATAACTGTGATGAAAGATATAtcatcagttaaaaaaaatcaagaagtaATTTCTAATGAGCGTATCGTTAATAAGATTCAAGACATATTATGGGATGATGTATTCGAACAATACTTTCTCCATCcacaagtattttatttttttattataataaaaagaataggACTACAATTTTTAAAGGTTCTGATATTGTAAATCACTTGGTTGTCTTTGCATTCATGtagtattatacacacatacacattacacatatgtAATATGCACACATTCTTTTCTCTTATAAAATggtatgtacattgtatttaGTCAGTGGCGCAATTATCGGGAGTGTTGGGTGTGCAATTCACAGGGGCCCCCGGTCTTAAGGGGCCTCTAGATTAAAAAACTCATGTACGATATTCCTTTACTATAATctgtaatatacacatattataatatttgttttaatataataaataattatgtctttACTCTTTTGAATTAgagaataattcaaattaccTACGAGTACCTATGTGAGAAAACAGTTAAGTGTATCGTAATACAGTATAGGTCCGAAATGCGGATAAAGAGTTAgagtatatacactataattgaaaatttgaaacttttttattattatacataattatgttggtgtgtgtactgtgtaggtaGTGTGTAAGTCATGACTTGTGACAGTATTATCTGTGTGTCTGACGataataagacaaaaaaaaactatctatctatagaatttttgtattactagatatctaataataatgaattggaTACAAACAAAATCATCAATGATTTTGCTGCCGTAAAAACAAgagttaatttttatgtttaattttatataaaaaaaaaaatttaactaataaaaattataattatattaattaaataatactatgacatatgagaaaacaatattttttaaaagttataataaggtatgactgtttttcatttttattattcggtaAGGGCCCCGGTCTGAAAATTTCACATAGGCCCCTTATTATCAAGTTGCGCCActgtatttagtattaatttatacaataatatttaataataatataataggtaaaaaatatataatatacagaaaaatCAAATAACTACTTAcaccattatatattaatataatgtacagtGTGCCTACCAactataattgaaaaaagttaaataagtattgaaaatttgaaacaacaaataattaacttGTCTAAACtcgttaaacaaaaataagatgATTTATTCGAAActgtttttatgattatttattattattgttgtcaatTCATCGTCAATATAATAACGTAGGATCAGgtcaaataatatgatacatagatgtatatataatatattatatacctatcatatttCCCCATATATTGGTTTATAATGTGGTTATTATATCGTTTCGGCGATAATACGAATGTGTGTCAGTTTACGGCAACTCTAActacagaataaaaataatttggaacCCTCGTTTctttgaaaaatcaataatgtatttactaattttgttttgttatcaaGTGTTTAActgtactttttattattatttgctgacAACAGAcacgtaattatattaatacttcgAACGGATCGTGTTCAATGATATTGTGGTTGGTAAACTTTTAGTGGGTACTCGGGGTCAAACtggtcaaataataataataataatatgtgttcgaGCTAGATGGACATTGAAAAAATTGAGcgtcgtattattatagtattattactataattttacctGCGGCCTATAAAAACGGATACGTAATGATTTTCGCCGTGTCGATATGGTCGACCCCTATCAACAAAACTAGTGTGTTTAACATATTGCcggcacaatataataaaatactaatagtaTAATGATTCGATGAACAACTACCAACCAAATAAtgtcatttttttgtaaactcGAACAGTTAAATAATCAACACGTTAGGAATGTATATAAGCGAATCAGCCAGGTAAAATTTGATCAACGTATtagaagttttatttaaaaataaacaaattgttgcaaaattatgtttatttttgtgctttgtattcaaaaatgtttttattatattgaaaataaaattacaaagttttttcttttatgttGTATACTGTTTGAATGAGTCCCAAAAatgattagtaaataaaattataatataattacttttaaagcGTATTTTTAACGCACAGTGGTAAAACAAAATGTGTTtagaaagtttaataataaaaataaaataaatattcttatgtaGGTGTTATAGTACTTACAACTTTATCATTGAAActcattaattttatgatttaatacaaCATTTAGATTAACCTTAAATTatcttgataatataatataacgtaaaatatagaaattttttttgtttttccgaatgtttagtaaaaaaaattatagccatgttattatcataacttattattattatttttcatgaaagatttataaatgtgtaggtacttaaaaataattgatcgaaatattaatacaataaaaataaaaataagtaaaacatttaaaaattataatatccctatataaaatattatacttaagctAGCTTAAAATCTaacttattatcaaaaataatcttTTCGATACAATCATCATAAATTGAATTCtagaagtttataatttattcttcagagtttatttttcattcataataatatcaaactaaTCCTTTATAATTAAATCTCATCATtgctcaaaattaaaatgtattgaagcaTTAAACGTGATAAATTAATCAGTTGTACTCAacgtttttatttctaaataaaaataattttcgcctcttttataattaaaaaaacatttcttcGAAAATTGTTAATATCTTTCATGGATAATGAATGATTTCAaagtaacttttaataattatttaactaaaagtaAAAGCCAACTTTCTAACTATTTGTATTTCGACATCAAAATTTCCCACATTCCACGAATAACTATGTTTAACTTTCAAaacaatagatatttaaaatattaagtatcatACTATTATCTACTTTAAACTTACTCTCtagatattattcaattattgaacCTAGATAtagcaattttgtttttaagccAAATCGTCaaagtttagaaaatatattataacattaaagaattattaaaagatTTATAGTACGTATatagaaatcaaatttaaaaaaattgaattatccaTTAACTTGAGCAGCTATATAAATAATCTATGAAATGTTTGAcactattacctatttatatgatACTTTTCTGGAAACTTTAAGATAtgcatgacaatttttttttgtttttaaattggtaCCTACAtcattttaattgtatgttaaaaataaagaaataaactatttacttatttttatagctactcgattatgtacaatgtttcactggaaataatataatggcaATGCATTCAATGTTAATAAACAAACCTCCAGATACTGGTTCAATGACTTCGAGACATCCAATGCATcaggtaaaatatataaccaCGTCACGCActtcaaattaattttgactTTTCTAAATATCGAAGAAAGACTAATTATACGTTAGATTCGAAAAGACAGTTCTATAAGTAAAGTTTACCGTACATTAATGACTTTTAAAAGCGTTATAAGTGTTTGTTTTCAGACAATCAATTTAgattttttcaactttaaagagagagagagagagagagtagaATATAGTCAAATTTCTACTTTTCCGCGTTCTGGTTTTCAGAACTATTGgactttattactattttttatgtgtCCATGTATCTAAATCATTGATTTATGACTAAAAGCTTATTTTCTCCTTGATCTAACAACCATTAAATTCGTTAAATCCACTCACGCTCTTtagaatatgttttattattaattttatatataatatacttttagaatatattttatttgaattaatttgaataacaataaaccTAAAAcactttattgttttataaaaaatatataaatacttattactattaaattttctttttattaaggCTTTACGAGTATTTTTACGTCTTTGTAGCGTCTTATTATACTCATACTAAAGTCTAAACTGACCttatatagctataaattaaaactttaatagaaTAGTATAGGTACACCGTACattcgttataacttataaaaaatcttaacattatttttaagtattaaggtAAAatcaaatgaacatttttttagccGCATTGAAGTGAGTATTTAATTCCATgtcaaaaaacataaaagttaAGAGTTGTGACATTGTATTATCATcgcattaattaaattttgtaattaatttaacttatatataccttttatagtttttgttatcttttattatttttaactttattttaggATTTACATTACTTTGCCTTTCGCCCAGCTGACAGAATCGTAGCTACATGGACAGCTATGCAAACGGTTACAAAAGCTAACGGGTGTCTGTTTGTATTGCCGGGTTCACATATACAACCGGGCAAACTTCTTCCACACGAATATCCCGAATGGAAAGTAAGAAATATTATGGttgttgtattattgttattattcatttatataataaaaaaattattttctgataCATTATTGCGTTTAAAAGGGTGGCGTGAATAAAGGTTTCCATGGGATTATCGGCTACGATAgtcacgaaaaaaaatatttggatatgAATCCCGGTGACACAGTATTTTTTCACCCATTACTAATACACGGATCTGGACCAAATACGTCacaagtatgtatattataatatgtaaatatttatgtgtttaatgttgtacatacaaaatattatgaaatttccctatatacattattattattaatattaccatattttataatatggaaaCGCCTATATAGTACTCtacactaaaatttaaaaatttaaattattatttactattcttGCGTTAATTAGGTAACTATTGAATAACGCAATATATCTTAAATAACatcaatttatgtaaatatatatttaaattttatgaatgcatatatatttgttatacaaaGGAAACAAGAAAAGCAATTTCTTGTCATTTCGCATCCTGTGAATGCCAATATATAGATGTAACTGGTACGACACAACAAAATATCGCCATTGAAGTCAAAGAAATAGCACGTCGGAGAGGTTTCAATGACATGGACttcaaagtaataatatatgtgtataatgtaataactatacaatatgacttaattaaaaaacatttcgcATATTTCAGGACTTTTGGAAGTTTCGAAGCCGACTAGTACGTGGATTGAAAATGCATTTATGACGTGGTCTTAATGAgctgcaatttaaaaaaattatttcacataatttatttaaccttTATTTACATATTCTTTTAGCAATTTCAATTAGTTTATTAGTGACGCCTatctatcaattataataattatatttataaaccaaCACATATACTACAcactacacatatatattatattatatacctatatatttttattttactagctTTTGATAAAAAGTTacaataaattcaacaaaaatgtatggtcgctatttaagatttttatacgaagttaaacattttatgaagtcaattacaacatttttgtttagaccaaaactattttcatcaaCAACAATCTCATATATattgaagtaattttttttataattaatcaactatgttatatatattatatattacttacctAATAGGTATCTAGTATCTACTTATAATCgtacataaaaactataaaatatgattattctaATGATCTAATgaaaatggaaaattattattcgGCACCGGGCAATGCTGAAATGCtgagtcatataatatatgacaaacCTGTATACgcattaaacaatatacataatttacctttaataaaatatattttaatttcatatagttttatattatttaaaatataaaacgttttaaaatgtttacactaagataatatacaaattaaaatagtttctcACTAAAATGCAAGTCATTAAACTGTTCACCAGACATGTTACACTCAAAGTATCAACTATTTTACTTATcaagtatttcaattttattgaatagtttacaacgtatacataaaaatgtattgaaaaaaaatattttataaaatattttttaattttattcattaccAACACAACATGTACAATCAAatgatttataatcatattcgacaaatattaaattgtattttaattgaaaaaaaattaaattaattatttattttatgataaaggcattttttaaattttaaattacacaaaaaaacacattaataatcattaatttatgtatactattttcATTAATGAACAGTAATTATAGATGGCCTATTGAAATAAGCCTTATGGATCAGATccatttgtataattgtatgcgTGATGAAACTTTTACTGcatctattgaaaaaaaaaaatgagaacaAGGCAAAAtcgttttctataaatattttaaatctgaaatctattttcaaattaagtctccaaacaaataaatttttctgaatattgtttgtaaaaaactggttaatttgttatttgttttatacaccATTCAAGTtgataaatgtgttaaattttaattttgttattatattattttacattcgaAAACCATAACATGgctattctattttaatataatatgtccaatgtcccttgtaattttaaatttatttttcacgaaTATAATGTACAACGCTCATATTAACATGTTGACATAAAATCCTTctccttttaaaaaaaaaacgtaaaataataaatacaaaaaaatggcAAGCAACAGGTATCGCCATGCAGCGTACTTCTATAACAaaagctaatattatatttgattgtaaaaattacaatagcttattctatttttttttcgaatataaGCTTTCCAATTATACAAACATGCAAGTCTAGTTTTGAAATTTGCACGAAACTTCTTTCCTTATTCCATCGGTGTACTTCATCACCGTGCTACAAATTCGACCGAGATGCACAATCTGCCTATAGGGGATTGTACATAGcactttgtatatttttcaacttGGTTCAAACTACTTTCTAAACTTTTCTGATATCTCTAAGAACGATCACTGAAACTTTCTTAAAAATAGATTAAGCagttttttaatctatataacTGATTAAAAACTACAAACATAAGGACATTTCTATTTGTTGgacatttgaataataaacgATAAATGTCATAATttcttattgttattttattttttaaaaaatccaatagccAACTTGTAGTAATATAATAGACAGTAGATTGGATAAACtataccaatttttatttttattttctctggCTGAAAccaattaaaactttatttaaacaaaaacattttttgatttttatgagcCTAAACAAAATTCATGTGTGAACTGCCATATTATAGTAACTTGCAGCAGTGATTGAAAATAGTAGCTTAAGCACCCTCTGATATTGAAATCGGCCCAGTAGTTTAGTCATTAATATAAAACTCgtttcacatttttatataccCATATGGGGCTATATGTAGCCTTGCaagtgtattaatttttagactACCTATGTTACGTCCAATACTTAATTAcagttaaaagttataaataaattttaaatttcctgTAATCATCAAGTATTTCAATCAATagatttaacacaatattataagctCATTAAAAGTAATGTTAACAATCAGAGAAAAtcgtaaacatatttaaattataaatattgtttaaatatatctatggaaaaatacaaaaactgaCTGTTGAATACTTTACTCGTTTCACTTTCATAAAACATGGTGAATGATGTTGTACCTACCCataaagaattaattattatgatattaaatttaaaataattataaataatttatcttttgaAATACACTTCAGATCGGAACTTGCTTAAAATAACGTTTGTGAGCTGATGATCTTTTAACAAAATTTGACTTGAATATCTGATAGATTTTTTCCTCGCAAGAGACTaataaaaagtaacaaaaataataactaagtaTCTTTTGAAATCAATctcaattgaataaatattctcAAATTTTTGAGTACTCCCTCGAcaagcaaaatataaaaataaaaacgaactaGAAAAAACACACCATTATAAAGCCAATATATTTCTAGCTTTGTaccttaaaatctataaaagacagaaaataattgatttatctaCACTTTATAAACTtgcaaaaagttttatttttcgttattcaTACATGTGTGCAAGTTAATGTTCGTGTCTGAGTTACTTACTTTTGCAATTCATTCGTGTCTTAGTTTTTTATACTGTGGAAACTTATTATGGTTATACCTTATACGATCAATGATAAGTGGAGTCCTAAAcctttttttaagtacctaaaatatatttattgaaaaattgtatgCATGTGGTACCTATATCGTATATTGAAGCAGCTTTAACAGGTGTAAGTATACGTGCAACGTActttctattataatactataacccTATACAAAGTTACAATagtttttcttaataaattctTATTGTAATTATTCTAAGTTCTCGTCTTCGATAGATTCTCTGCAGACCTTAGCTGCAGCACACTATAATAAAGCCGTTATCGTGTTATCGtgcgttataaaatataatctatcaaccttttatatatatataagtataggtgTGTCGTCCTCACTCCATAAACTTGCACTCGATAATTGACCTTAACTGTGTCAAGTTTATTATCAACGAACAGCAACTTATCGCATAACATTGACGTGTCATCGGATGTAAGTGTGATGAACTGGTGACGTTTCCTAGGTTTCTATACGCgataagaataaatattactCGTACTTGCGAGTGTACACGAATAGAGGTACacgacgatataatataatgacgcaTCTGCACCGAAATGATTCTACCCTACACTTCCGAGGACATGCCACCGTCGTTTGAATTTAATAGAGTTCTAataccaatataaattaaaatacgtgactacaatgtatactgtataaattcaaaaataaaaataatccattTCTGTTGCAGTTGTCGTTTCAAATAACATTGTGGTTATATGATGGGGTACCTATCTAtaggttatatcttatatattatacaatttacatttatcgATAACATGATGACATTTGAACAAATGAATTCTGCATCCGATGTCAGCCTCGGCGGAAAAGGCGTATTGTTGGTACGCAAGTCGTAGGGTGCtggttatataaatgtaaagtaaaataattatatatacctattggctattgctAATAATTCAGGAATACAAAGTTCAAGATTGACTGACATCTATAATGTGAAatctaatgaaaatatatatacctatatatgatatatctatcTTTATCAAAAGGCATACAGATACAACCAATACATGAGATTTTTTCGAAGAGGTAATAGGATAGGAATACGATAAACAGTTGTACCTCTCGACCCCGATCAAATAATTGACATGTCCTAAATAATTCCAATAAAATgccagtaaatatattttatgacatttcgTGAAACAAGTTTACGAGTGTTACGCGACCCCCTAAACCTCCTCACTATTATAGGTTGTATGTATTCCattgtatttattgatttcacaaaaaaaaaccgtaaGTGCTTTGGTCGTAGAAACTGGTACctaatcgattattattataaaatgatttatcgtTATTAACATAACGGttgttgatttaaattaattcaaaaaatttcatgtaccttttaaaaataatattatcgataataGTCAGTGGTGTACCTTTAGTAGCCTATCTAAAATATGATatgattataagtttattattaaacttttaaatacattcaaaaattaatttttttcaaccaTGACATTCTGCATGGTCATAAAATTTGCATGTTTGTTGATACAAAGGAccaagattttaaaataaatttttagtaattttatttcaaaagctatacttatttaatggattatataaataaataataaaccatatctaaagtgaattaattaaaatattaacgctcaacaattttaattttttatagcaagatagtaatttattttattaaaatgtagtgATTAACCaaccattatataataattattattattaaaatagtattaaatttgatCATAAAACTATACTTTTCTCTACACTGGTAAATTACTCAAAAAACATACTTTTATATTGCTTATAccttaagttttaaataattcaataatagcaTTCaccatatctatttatataatgtgtgaataatataaatttatttttatcctctgtaaatatttttagtgagctatattataatataacagtaaacagctatatttatgaatacattgtacatttcataagtggtaaaataatatagtcatagaACACTATTTActgtaaacttataaaatttatattttttttcatctgtacacatttctttataaatgtttttacctaTACTACGTATATCTCCATGTACACTTTAATACACCATTGATTATCACTAATAATAGAAGTTAGTTTATGTAAACATAACATGCACTAACATAAAATCCACAAccttatttgaatatttcaatttaataatagaatttattttactactacAAATTTGCTCTGGCTCCGCGAATAAGTCGACAATGATTTTTCCAGAccaactgttaaaaaaaaatcaaatataatgcaaaattaatgtttaacctATACtatgactaaaatattaattacatactgTGTAATCAACATCTTTTATTCCTCTTTTAGCTAATATATCTAATActtcattttttatgttatcttGAATTGTACCAGATACGTCTATATAAGAACAGTTGGATGAAGCATAATGAACAGAAATTGCTTTACGAAATCcctggaataaaaaaaattaaaatatacatataattttaaataaaaataaataacataaacacttagattaaattatatatacttgaGTTTTATTTATTCCTGAACCATGAATCAATAGAGGGTGGAAAAAAACTGTATCCCCTTTTTCCATTTccaaaaacacttttttttgatcattatcattattgttagtTTTCATTTCatggtacattttatttatttctcccTACAAAAATTaacagtacatttttaattgaaaaacattgttattatattgttttcaatatataaccaatataattattagctataaatacttaaataatagatttttagtataaaaaaaactgaactAACATCTTTAGGTTCTGGATAATTATGAGGATATAAATCCCCAGTATGTGTTCCTGGTAACACATAAAGACACCCATTGTCTACTGTGACTGGAACACAAGCTGTCCAGGATGCTACAATCAAGTTGGCAGGAcgaaatggaaaataataaagatCCTTAAAAAAGTGaacataaattaatacctgctacattttatacaatacaaaatgaaCAGCTAAAAAGGAATTAGTCAATTTTAGgcaaattctatattatattatcttacagaaaacaatattttatatcatttttatagcaaaatttaaataactaatgtattaatatttatttttaatattaaataaactatgaaaaaaaaaatacaattacattcaaaactaaaatgagaccattttttattgtttaaagaaaattaGTAACTTTTCCTTATTACCTTCCAACACGCAcagtacatatattaaaattttaaatgcaaaaatataagtttgtacTTGATGAAC
This genomic window contains:
- the LOC132922093 gene encoding phytanoyl-CoA dioxygenase, peroxisomal-like isoform X2 — translated: MSYQKNYKYTLSSNNGILSTEQRDFFEINGFIIIKHLIHETLLDRFKQRFIDICENKINRGGITVMKDISSVKKNQEVISNERIVNKIQDILWDDVFEQYFLHPQLLDYVQCFTGNNIMAMHSMLINKPPDTGSMTSRHPMHQDLHYFAFRPADRIVATWTAMQTVTKANGCLFVLPGSHIQPGKLLPHEYPEWKGGVNKGFHGIIGYDSHEKKYLDMNPGDTVFFHPLLIHGSGPNTSQETRKAISCHFASCECQYIDVTGTTQQNIAIEVKEIARRRGFNDMDFKDFWKFRSRLVRGLKMHL
- the LOC132919794 gene encoding phytanoyl-CoA dioxygenase, peroxisomal-like; the protein is MEYKYNTNSDYKYSVSDLMLTREQRDFYEINGYLVIPKLIPDYLLDRCCNRFVDLSHGKVSRDGITMMKDISRMKTSGQGEYLYGKAQDILWDEEFYEYARYPKMLDYIESFIGPNVMAMHSMFINKQPDIGTNSSRHPVHQDLYYFPFRPANLIVASWTACVPVTVDNGCLYVLPGTHTGDLYPHNYPEPKDGEINKMYHEMKTNNNDNDQKKVFLEMEKGDTVFFHPLLIHGSGINKTQGFRKAISVHYASSNCSYIDVSGTIQDNIKNEVLDILAKRGIKDVDYTLVWKNHCRLIRGARANL
- the LOC132922093 gene encoding phytanoyl-CoA dioxygenase, peroxisomal-like isoform X1, translated to MRIMSYQKNYKYTLSSNNGILSTEQRDFFEINGFIIIKHLIHETLLDRFKQRFIDICENKINRGGITVMKDISSVKKNQEVISNERIVNKIQDILWDDVFEQYFLHPQLLDYVQCFTGNNIMAMHSMLINKPPDTGSMTSRHPMHQDLHYFAFRPADRIVATWTAMQTVTKANGCLFVLPGSHIQPGKLLPHEYPEWKGGVNKGFHGIIGYDSHEKKYLDMNPGDTVFFHPLLIHGSGPNTSQETRKAISCHFASCECQYIDVTGTTQQNIAIEVKEIARRRGFNDMDFKDFWKFRSRLVRGLKMHL